CCTTCATTCCTTTGAAGGCGGTCCGGTTCTTGCCGAGGTGGGCCAGGCTCTGGGCTCGTGCGATCGCGTCGGGCAAGACGGCGGACAGATCGGAAACCCGTTGTACGATCCCGGCCGCCAGGGCATCCGGGCCGGTCCAGCGCCGAGCCATTTGTACGGTCTGGAAGAAGGCGGGCATCGGCATCTTGTGGCGAAATAGGGCCAATTCGGGCTCGGGAATCGCCATGCCGAGTTCGATCTCATTGGCACAGAGAAACCCGCGGTCTTCGCGCATGATTCGCTCGTCGTGACACAGCGCCATCATGAACCCCGCCCCAAAGGCATGACCGTTGATCGCACAGAGGGTCGGTATGGGAAACGTGATCACGCGTGCAAACAGGGTCATGATTTCGGAGCCGAATACTCCGCGATCTCCACCCGGGTGTTCGCCAGTGGAGCGCACCCATTCGAGATCGAGCCCATTCGAGAAGAACTTCGGATCATCCGAGGCCGTGACCAGAGCGGCGGGCCCGCTGGACTGCTCGATCTCATTCAAGGCCTGATCAAACTCTCGGGTGAAGGTGGTCGTCCAGCGGTTCTCCCCTTCGGTCATGGTCAGGACGAAGACGTCTCCGTGTTTGTCGATTCTCAACGTTTGACCTGAAGCTCGTTACAGGTCTGCGATGAGCTTGTCGTAGAACTCGACATAGTTGGTCTTCTCGTCACCGTCGAGCATTGCCATGGCGCTGCGCGGGTGCTGGTTGAGCTGGCCGGTGATGTTGTATGGCACCAGCGCACCCCATTCGAGCTTCTCTCGCAACGCCACGAACTTGTCTTCGAGAAGCTGGAGAATCGGTCGAAGGTGATAGTTCGGATTGCGTAGGAAACCGATCAGAAGCTCCGTGGGGCAATTGCCAGCTCCGCGCCCCATTCCCGCCATTGTCGAGTCCAGGCGGTTTGCGCCCTGAACGATCGACTCAATCGTGTTGGCGAAGGCCAGTTGCTGATTGTTGTGCGCATGGATGCCGACTTCTTTTCCGGTGCCCTCGAGGGCCGCGAGGTACTTCTTGACCAGCGTGGCAATCTGCTCGCTGTAGAGAGATCCGAAGCTATCGACGACCACGATGGTGCTGGCTGGCGTTTCCGCCAGTACCTCGAGGGCCTGGTCGATCTCGGACTCTTGCACGACGGAGACGGCCATCAGATTGCAGGTGACCTCGTACCCCTTGTCGTGGGCGTCCTTGATCATCTCGACCGCGATCGGGAGCTGGTGCACATAGGTGGCGACGCGAATCACGTCCAGGACAC
The window above is part of the bacterium genome. Proteins encoded here:
- a CDS encoding enoyl-CoA hydratase/isomerase family protein; translated protein: MTEGENRWTTTFTREFDQALNEIEQSSGPAALVTASDDPKFFSNGLDLEWVRSTGEHPGGDRGVFGSEIMTLFARVITFPIPTLCAINGHAFGAGFMMALCHDERIMREDRGFLCANEIELGMAIPEPELALFRHKMPMPAFFQTVQMARRWTGPDALAAGIVQRVSDLSAVLPDAIARAQSLAHLGKNRTAFKGMKERVYGENASINCAHGPAHMLRNSGQYADRK
- a CDS encoding nucleoid-structuring protein H-NS, which produces MSAPWITYRPELKVLDCTVRDGGLINDHMFEDGLVEAVYKTCIAAGIDYMELGYKGSRKLFAANDFGVWKFCDEDDMRRIVGENESSLKLTAMADAEKTDYKTDILPAKDSVLDVIRVATYVHQLPIAVEMIKDAHDKGYEVTCNLMAVSVVQESEIDQALEVLAETPASTIVVVDSFGSLYSEQIATLVKKYLAALEGTGKEVGIHAHNNQQLAFANTIESIVQGANRLDSTMAGMGRGAGNCPTELLIGFLRNPNYHLRPILQLLEDKFVALREKLEWGALVPYNITGQLNQHPRSAMAMLDGDEKTNYVEFYDKLIADL